CCGCGCCCCCGCAATGGTCGAAGTGCAGGTGCGTCAGGAAAACGTCGGTGACGTCGTTGGGTGTGAAACCATGGGCGGCCAGGCTTTTTTCCAGCGTGGCGTCCCCATGCAGATAGTAGTGGGAAAAAAAACGCTCGTCCTGTTTTGTCCCTATGCCCGTGTCAATAACGATCAGCCGGTCACCTTCTTCCACCAGCAGGCAGCGCATGGCCCAGGTGCACAGGTTGTTGGTGTCTGCAGGGTTGGTCTTGTTCCAGATCGTTTTGGGTACCACGCCAAACATGGCGCCCCCGTCCAGTTTGAAAAAGCCCGTATCAAGCGTGTACAGTCGCATAGGTTTGCGTTTTGGGCGTTACCCGCACAAACAACAGCAGGACGAACCCGATGATGAAATAGCCCATCAGCGCCAGGACGGAATTGCGCATGCCGCCTACCGATTCCGCGACGTAACCGAAGGAGGCCGTGCCGATCACCGTTCCGATCTTGTCACAAACGTCGTAAAAACTGAAGTAAGAGGCGGTATCCTTTGTCTCGGGCAGGAGCTTCGAATAGGTGGACCTGGACATGGATTGGATGCCCCCCATGACCATACCGACGAAGAACGCCAGGATATAGAATTCCATGGGGGTGCGGGTATAATAGGCAAAAACACAGATCCCGATCCAGATGACGATCAGCACGCCCAAGACAAAAATGTTCCCTGTCCGGGCGCTGAGCAGGGAGAACAGGTAGGCGCCCCCGATCGCCACGAGCTGGATGATCAGGATGGACATGATCAGGGAAGCGTCGGGCAGCTTTAGCTCTTCCGAGGCAAAATAGGTCGCCATCATCATCACGGTCTGCACGCCCATATTGTAAAAGAAAAAACTGCGCAGGTAGCGTTTGAGCGTGGGGTAGTGGACCAACTGGTTCCACACTTTGCCCAATTCATAAAATCCGTTGGTCAGGATAGAGTGTTCCGGGTGTTGTTCGGAAGCCTTGCTGGGAGGGAGGATCCTGAAGGTTAGTTGGGCAAAACCGGCCCACCAAAAACCCACCGCGGGGAAAGAAAGCCGCGCCGGCCAGGCGCCCAGACCCCAGTGGAGGTTGTCGTTGCATTCGATAACCGCGAGACAGGCAATCATCAACAACACGCTCCCCACATAGCCGAGCGCAAAACCCTTGGCGCTGACGCGGTCCTGGTCCTCTTCCGCCGCAATCTCGGGGAGATAGGCGTTGTAAAAGACGATGCTGCCGGAAAAGCCGACGGATGCTATGACGGAAAAGAACAACCCCAGGAGCACGTGGTGTTTGTCCATAAATACAAGGCAGATACATGCCAGGGACCCCATGTAACAAAAGAACTTCATAAAGCTCTTTTTGTTGCCCTTATAGTCCGCGATGGAGCTCAGGATGGGCGACAGGAAAGCGATGATCAGGTAGGACAGCGAAATGGCGTAACTCGCCATGGCCGCGCGCCCGAAAGACCGTCCGAAGAGCTCGATGTGTTCCGGCGCCACCGCCGAATAATAAGTAGGGAAAATAGTGGATGTAACGACCAGGGCATACGAAGAATTTGCCCAGTCGTACATGGCCCAACCGTTGATTACCTTTTTGGAGGCCGTCGGCATAGTGGGGGTGGTTTACTGAAGGATGCCCTTCCAGACGAGGAGCAGCACGATGATCCCCGCCAGGATGCGGTAATAACCGAAAAGCTTGAAACCGTGTTTTTTCAGGTAGTCGACGAAAAACTTCATTGCCAGGATGGCCACCACGAAAGCGATGACGTTTCCTAAGGCCAGGTATTTGATTTCGCCCGAAGCCAGGGCGCCGTGTGCCTTGTGG
This region of Dinghuibacter silviterrae genomic DNA includes:
- a CDS encoding MFS transporter, which produces MPTASKKVINGWAMYDWANSSYALVVTSTIFPTYYSAVAPEHIELFGRSFGRAAMASYAISLSYLIIAFLSPILSSIADYKGNKKSFMKFFCYMGSLACICLVFMDKHHVLLGLFFSVIASVGFSGSIVFYNAYLPEIAAEEDQDRVSAKGFALGYVGSVLLMIACLAVIECNDNLHWGLGAWPARLSFPAVGFWWAGFAQLTFRILPPSKASEQHPEHSILTNGFYELGKVWNQLVHYPTLKRYLRSFFFYNMGVQTVMMMATYFASEELKLPDASLIMSILIIQLVAIGGAYLFSLLSARTGNIFVLGVLIVIWIGICVFAYYTRTPMEFYILAFFVGMVMGGIQSMSRSTYSKLLPETKDTASYFSFYDVCDKIGTVIGTASFGYVAESVGGMRNSVLALMGYFIIGFVLLLFVRVTPKTQTYATVHA